The stretch of DNA TCAAATCAAATAAAATATATTTAAAAATGGAGATACAGGTGAAATCAAGAATATTACTCTCGATGATGATTCTAAGTTTTTTTATCGTAATTACTGGTTGTAATTCTGAAGAAAAAAGCTATAAAGTATGGGTTGAACCTTCAACAAGCAGTCAAGAAACGATAGATTCAGCGATTAAAAGGCTTTCAAATGCCAAAGTCGATTTCATAATTGAAGACAATGGAAGTGTTTTAGTAAATGAGAAGGATTTGAACAAGGCGGTAATATGTTGTTCTTAAATAGTTGAGTATATTACTTCAACAAGGAGTGAAGCTTTTTTTCTTATTGAACTAACGGGGCAGGTTAGTTCAATAAGCATGTATATTTAGAAGTATACAAATTAGTTTACTTTTATTGTTTATGGAGACTATGTATTTTTTATGTTGATGAATGTGCAAATAGTCCCACTTATAATCTCTATGATTACCAGACAGGTCTTAATCTCGTTGGTAATTTATCTCCATTTGCTTCATAAACTAATTTTGTTAAATCTTCTTTGAGCATTTGCAGGCGTTCAGCACCTATGTTTTCAATCCAACGTTGCTCAATCTCAGTTAGTATCTTCTCTTTTGCTTTCACTACTAACCAACCTCGTTCCGTCAAAACAATAATTTTACCTCTCTTATCAGTGGGATGAGCTTTGCGCATTACATAGCCACTTTTCTCAAGATAATCCACCATTTTACTCACAGCTTGCTTTGTAATTCCTAAATATTCGGCTAGTTCTATACCTGTTGCTCCATTGGGAGTGATGCATTTAAACATAAAACCATGTACAGGTCTAATATCTCCAAATCCCAATTCACTCAATCTGTCATGTAATTCATTAATTGATGTACTAAAGGATAATGATAATAGTGATGTAAGATCCAATTCACTAAATACTTCATGATTCATACATAAAACCTCCTTAAATAAAGTCAATTAGGTTGACTTTATTTGAAACCCATTGTACTATACACCATGTAGTCAATCAAGTTGACCATAGTTCAATTATAAAAGAAATAGGATTCACCGTAACAAAATTAATACATTATGGAGGGTTCTCATGGCTAACATCGTTAAAATTAGAGGAAGTGTATTTGCACCGTATGCTTGGTTGGAACCTATTAAAGATACTGCAACAGAAAAGATATTCGAATACACTGGTGATGCACGTGAATTTACACCAAACGCTGTAAACACTACACGGTCAAGATTAGAGCAAGAAGTGATTATTGATTTTTATAAAAAAGAAATTTTCACATATACAAATGCTTGTATCGTAACTGTAAAAGTTACAAATCCAGATGGTTCTATTGATTATAAAAAAGGAAAAACAAGTACAGAAAATATTGTATGTACTAATGTTGTGTGGGGCACTGATGAAGTTTCTTTTGAAATGAGGGCAAGTGCAAGCAATCCTTTAAATGCAGCAGCACCTGCGGCTGATTATTTATTAACTATACATGTTAACAAGAGTGGTGTTGCACAAATTGAAGGTGCACATGATGGGTTCCCCTGCTATGAATTTTATAAACAAACAGATTTTGGTCCATTTGAATTAATATATACACATGATTTCAGAAAAACTGGTGACACTCCGGCAACGCTAGCTGGGGAAATGGAATACAGTTTTAAAACGACAATCTAGATATAAATATAAGTAGAAGTTTACAAGCAGCAAATATTAAAGGAAAAGCAATAATTTATACGAAAGAAATTGCGATCTGTTTTGCTCAATGGCTCAATATTATTATCCAAAATAAAATTAAAAATCATAGAGGTGTGTCTCATGACTAATATCGTTAAAGTTAGAGCAAGTGTATTTATTCCAATGTCTTGGACTGAACCTAAGAAGGATACTCAAACAGGAAACGTGATTCAATTCGAAGGTGACTCACGTGAATTTACACCATATGCTGTAAACGCTATGCGTTCCAGAATTGAACAAGAAGTAGTTATAGATTTATATAAAAAAGAAATCTTCACATATGCGAATACTGGCATAACAACGGAAAGAATCACAACTACTGATGGTTCCGTTAATAAAAAAACAGGAAAAGCTAGTACGGAAGGTATTTTGTGCACTGATGTTGTATGGAGGTCAGATGACGTCAAATTTCAAATGAGTGCTAGTGCTGGCAACCCATTAAATGTATATGCACCTCCCGTTGATTATCTATTAACTGTACATGTCAAAAAAGATGGTACTGTCGATATTCAAGGTGCACATGATGGATTCCCTTGTTATGAATTTTATAAGCAAGTAAACTATGGTCCGTTTGAAAAGATTCATACACATGACTTCAGAGAAACTGGTGATACAGCTGAAGCTCTAGGTGGAGACATGGAATATAGTTTTAAAAAGATATTGTAAAGCCAATAGGATTCCCTTTTTAGTGAATAAATATATAACAACATAAGAGTGAGCAACAGGAGGAAAAGAGAATGACAACAGTTTTATTTGTAAAAGCAAACGATCGCCCAGCAAACCAAGCAGTTAGTGTGAAATTATATGAGGCTTTTTTAGCAAGCTACAAAGAATCACATCCAAATAATACAGTGATAGAGCTTGATTTATTCAAGGAAGAATTGCCATATGTAGGTGTAGATATGATTAACGGTACATTTAAGGCAAGTAGAGGACTTGATTTAACAGCAGAAGAAGCAAGAGCAGTAGCTGTTGCTGATAAATATTTAGATCCATTCCTTGCAGCTGATAAAGTTGTATTTGGTTTCCCTTTATGGAATTTAACTATCCCAGCTGTACTACACACATATATTGATTACTTAAACCGTGCGGGCAAAACATTTAAATATACGCCAGAAGGTCCAGTAGGTCTTATTGGAAATAAAAAAATAGCATTATTAAACGCAAGTGGCGGTGTATATTCTGAAGGACCAAAAGCTGAAGTAGAAATGGCTGTTAAATATGTAGCAAGTATGATGAACTTCTTCGGTGTAAAAGACATGGAGAAAGTAGTGATTGAAGGTCACAGCCAATTTCCTGATAAAGCAGAAGCAATTATTGCTGCTGGGCTTGAAAAGGCTGTTAAAGTAGCAAGTACATTCTAATTAACATAATGCTTGCCACCCTGTAGGGCAGTACCAACACTTTTATAGTGGTGGTACTGCTTTTTTTTATTCACTTATCTCATTACTTTTGGGCAATGATTGGAATTGCTATATTTGATACTATGCAACTTAAGAAGAAAGTAAAGCCTTTTTCCTTTTTGAGCTGACGGGGCAGGAGGTGATCAGGCAGTCATTTATGCGGCTCGAAATCAACTAGTTCCGTTTTCATAATTAAAATTCACTTATAAAAATATATCCTGTCCCTTTTTATATCACTCTTGGTATAGTACTTTTGTTTTATGCATGTATAGAACCAATAACAGCAAGAGTTACATCCTATGTTCAATTTTCAGAAAAGTAGAAATATGGGATGATAAGGGTAAGTGGAATAAATATAAACTCAAAAAGGAGAGACGTAAATGAAAAAAAGTAAATTGAAAGCATTTAAAGTCATGTCTACTGCAGCTGTCACATCTTTACTTCTAACATCTTTAACAGCTTTTGCAGAAACGAATGACACTTCAACCAAGTTTCAACCATTGGAAGATATAGTGGAGCAAGAAAGTAAGGATCTTTATAGTGAAGCTGTTACTAAAGAAGGTTTAATTAAAGCGTATAGCACGAATGAAATGGTCCGCCTAATCGTTGAAGTTGAACAGCTAACTGATGTGGAGCAATCATCAAAAAATAAAAAGTCAATGATGAAGCAAAAGCAAGACAAAGTGATTGATGCAATCACTAAAACGAAAAATTCAAAAGTAAATTCCGCTACTAAAGTGAAACATCGTTATTTTGAAGGTTTTAACGGATTCAGTTTAGAAACTGAGTTTCAGAATTTGAAAGAAATCGAGTCTATTCAAGGAGTTACGAATGTACATATTGCTAAAACATTCCATGAAACGATGGCAGCTAGTAAAGAATTGGTACAAGCTCAAAAAGTTTGGGAACAATATGGCTATAAAGGTGAAGGATTAGTTGTAGCGGTCGTAGATTCTGGGATTGATCATACACACAAAGATATGAAACTATCTGATAATGCAAAAGCGAAAGAAAAATGGACTCAAGATAAAATGAATCAAAAAATGGCAGATACAGATGTAAACGAAATTTGGTATTCAGATAAAGTCCCGACAGGTTATGATTGGGCAGACAATGATACAAATGTCATCCCTGGGTTAAATGGTAGTTCGCATGCAACACACGTTGCTGGAACAGTTGGAGCTAATGGGGACGAAGCAACTGGTGGGGTCGCTGGTATTGCTCCAGGTGTTCAACTATTAGCAGAAAAGGTATTCTCGGATATGGGCGGCGGAGCCTATGAGGATGATATTATCGCAGGAATCGAGCATGCCGTTACAATGGGTGCAGATGTTATCAACATGAGCTTAGGTGTTGATGCAGGCTATGTTAGTGAAGAAGATGATCCGACTCAAAAAGCCATTCGAGTTGCGACAGAGCGTGGAACACTAGTTGTAGTGGCAGCTGGTAATTCCGCTCATAGTACGAAAAATAATTTATTTCTTGACTCTGCTTCAAAGCCATATGCAGAAAATCCTGATATTGGGACAGTTGGTGCACCGGGTGTAGGTCCATATGCTTTATCGGTAGCATCCTATGAAAATACAAAATTGCATTTAAATACTTTAGCAGATACAGATGGTTTTAACCTTCCTTTCCAAGATCAAACGATGTTTCCTGCAAAATATAATTTTAAACTTTCAAGATTTTTAAATCCGAATCAAGAATATGAAATGGTGTATGCAAACGAAGGACGAAGCAAAGCTGATTTTCCCGCCAATAAAACTGG from Paenisporosarcina sp. FSL H8-0542 encodes:
- a CDS encoding MarR family transcriptional regulator, translated to MNHEVFSELDLTSLLSLSFSTSINELHDRLSELGFGDIRPVHGFMFKCITPNGATGIELAEYLGITKQAVSKMVDYLEKSGYVMRKAHPTDKRGKIIVLTERGWLVVKAKEKILTEIEQRWIENIGAERLQMLKEDLTKLVYEANGDKLPTRLRPVW
- a CDS encoding FMN-dependent NADH-azoreductase produces the protein MTTVLFVKANDRPANQAVSVKLYEAFLASYKESHPNNTVIELDLFKEELPYVGVDMINGTFKASRGLDLTAEEARAVAVADKYLDPFLAADKVVFGFPLWNLTIPAVLHTYIDYLNRAGKTFKYTPEGPVGLIGNKKIALLNASGGVYSEGPKAEVEMAVKYVASMMNFFGVKDMEKVVIEGHSQFPDKAEAIIAAGLEKAVKVASTF
- a CDS encoding DUF3238 domain-containing protein; its protein translation is MTNIVKVRASVFIPMSWTEPKKDTQTGNVIQFEGDSREFTPYAVNAMRSRIEQEVVIDLYKKEIFTYANTGITTERITTTDGSVNKKTGKASTEGILCTDVVWRSDDVKFQMSASAGNPLNVYAPPVDYLLTVHVKKDGTVDIQGAHDGFPCYEFYKQVNYGPFEKIHTHDFRETGDTAEALGGDMEYSFKKIL
- a CDS encoding DUF3238 domain-containing protein, whose protein sequence is MANIVKIRGSVFAPYAWLEPIKDTATEKIFEYTGDAREFTPNAVNTTRSRLEQEVIIDFYKKEIFTYTNACIVTVKVTNPDGSIDYKKGKTSTENIVCTNVVWGTDEVSFEMRASASNPLNAAAPAADYLLTIHVNKSGVAQIEGAHDGFPCYEFYKQTDFGPFELIYTHDFRKTGDTPATLAGEMEYSFKTTI